One Micromonospora sp. FIMYZ51 genomic window carries:
- a CDS encoding MBL fold metallo-hydrolase, translated as MSRFVEVADRVLVLREPLLAVNVTLVLGDGEALLVDTLSTARQAAELATAVRAVTGDPLTLVNTHHHFDHCFGNATLAADPPRPIWAHELAAAALRDEPDRLRQEAYAELRDGRPELAAELPDTMLLAPTHTVHTEATLDIGGRQVLLRHPGHGHTDADLVVQVPDADLLVAGDLVEQGGPPAFEDSYPLQWPDTLAELLRWTTADTVVVPGHGDPVDADFVRAQHAQLVELAWLIRAGHTGGAPPERIVADAPFPARPALIAVRRGYAELDGTAG; from the coding sequence ATGAGCCGCTTCGTCGAGGTCGCCGACCGGGTGCTGGTGCTACGGGAACCGCTGCTCGCGGTCAACGTGACGCTTGTGCTCGGCGACGGCGAGGCACTGCTTGTCGACACGCTCTCCACCGCGCGGCAGGCCGCCGAGCTGGCCACCGCGGTCCGCGCGGTCACCGGCGACCCGCTGACCCTGGTCAACACCCACCACCACTTCGACCACTGTTTCGGCAACGCGACGCTAGCCGCCGATCCGCCCCGCCCGATCTGGGCCCACGAGCTGGCCGCGGCGGCGTTGCGCGACGAGCCGGACCGGCTTCGCCAGGAGGCGTACGCGGAACTGCGCGACGGCCGGCCCGAGCTGGCCGCCGAACTTCCGGACACCATGCTGCTGGCCCCCACCCACACCGTGCACACCGAGGCGACGCTCGACATCGGCGGTCGTCAGGTGCTGCTGCGTCACCCCGGTCACGGGCACACCGACGCCGACCTCGTGGTGCAGGTGCCCGACGCCGACCTGCTGGTCGCCGGTGACCTGGTCGAGCAGGGCGGGCCGCCGGCGTTCGAGGACTCGTACCCGTTGCAGTGGCCCGACACGCTGGCCGAGCTGCTGCGCTGGACCACCGCCGACACGGTGGTGGTGCCCGGCCACGGTGATCCGGTGGACGCGGATTTCGTCCGGGCCCAGCACGCCCAACTCGTCGAGCTGGCCTGGTTGATCCGGGCCGGACACACCGGTGGCGCGCCGCCGGAGCGGATCGTCGCCGACGCACCGTTCCCGGCCCGGCCGGCCCTGATCGCCGTTCGACGCGGCTACGCCGAACTGGACGGCACCGCCGGCTGA
- a CDS encoding hotdog domain-containing protein, translating to MQEQDQTLTPGLTARVELTVTDADTAQAVGSGDVPVLGTPRVLALAEAATVAATARELPSGSTTVGTRVELHHLAPTPVGRTVAAQARLVTVDRRRLVFEITVTEGEQTVATGEVERVLVDRHRFVERAGQAS from the coding sequence ATGCAGGAGCAGGACCAGACCCTGACCCCGGGGTTGACCGCCCGGGTCGAGTTGACCGTGACCGACGCCGACACCGCGCAGGCGGTCGGCTCCGGCGACGTCCCGGTGCTCGGCACCCCCCGGGTGCTCGCACTGGCCGAGGCGGCGACCGTGGCGGCGACCGCGCGGGAGTTGCCCTCGGGGTCCACCACCGTCGGCACCCGGGTCGAGCTGCACCACCTGGCCCCGACGCCGGTGGGTCGTACGGTAGCGGCCCAGGCCCGGCTGGTCACCGTCGACCGCCGCCGGCTGGTGTTCGAGATCACCGTCACCGAAGGTGAACAGACCGTGGCCACGGGCGAGGTGGAACGGGTACTTGTCGACCGGCACCGGTTCGTCGAACGCGCCGGACAAGCGTCATGA
- a CDS encoding lytic polysaccharide monooxygenase → MHRPRLAAIFFAAVTLAASAVVAVTASPDPAAAHGAAMTPGARTYLCWRDGLTQTGEIRPQNPACAAAVAQSGTNSLYNWFSVLRSDAGGRTTGFIPDGQLCSGGATGFRGYDLARNDWPLTHLTAGRSMEFRYSNWAHHPGTFYFYVTRDSWSPTRALAWSDLEAQPFLTVTNPPQRGAVGTNDGHYYFTGNLPSNKSGRHIIYSRWVRSDSQENFFGCSDVVFDGGNGEVTGIGTGGTTPPPNPTTPPPNPTTPPPNPTTPPPNPTTPPPGTGGCSATIKVTNSWSGGFQGEVEIRNTGSSALNGWTANWTWPSGQQINQVWNATHTTSGSSVTVSNVAYNGALAANGSTTFGFLANGSSATPTATCSRS, encoded by the coding sequence GTGCACCGTCCTCGTCTGGCCGCGATATTCTTCGCGGCCGTCACCCTCGCCGCGAGCGCGGTCGTTGCCGTGACCGCGAGCCCCGACCCGGCCGCCGCGCACGGCGCGGCGATGACGCCGGGCGCCCGTACCTACCTCTGTTGGCGCGACGGCCTCACCCAGACCGGGGAGATCCGCCCGCAGAACCCGGCCTGTGCCGCCGCGGTCGCGCAGAGCGGCACGAACTCGCTCTACAACTGGTTCAGCGTGCTGCGCTCGGACGCCGGCGGCCGGACCACCGGCTTCATCCCCGACGGCCAGCTGTGCAGCGGCGGCGCCACCGGTTTCCGCGGCTACGACCTGGCCCGCAACGACTGGCCGCTGACCCACCTGACGGCGGGTCGGTCGATGGAGTTCCGGTACAGCAACTGGGCCCACCACCCGGGCACGTTCTACTTCTACGTGACCAGGGACAGCTGGAGCCCGACCCGCGCGCTGGCCTGGAGTGACCTGGAGGCCCAGCCGTTCCTGACGGTGACCAACCCGCCGCAGCGCGGCGCGGTCGGCACCAACGACGGCCACTACTACTTCACCGGCAACCTGCCGTCGAACAAGAGCGGCCGGCACATCATCTACTCGCGCTGGGTCCGCTCGGACAGCCAGGAGAACTTCTTCGGCTGCTCCGACGTGGTCTTCGACGGTGGCAACGGTGAGGTGACCGGCATCGGCACCGGTGGCACGACGCCGCCGCCGAACCCGACCACCCCGCCGCCGAACCCCACCACCCCGCCGCCGAACCCGACCACGCCCCCGCCGAACCCCACCACCCCGCCGCCGGGCACCGGTGGCTGCTCGGCCACCATCAAGGTGACCAACAGCTGGTCCGGTGGGTTCCAGGGTGAGGTGGAGATCAGGAACACCGGCAGCTCGGCGTTGAACGGCTGGACCGCGAACTGGACCTGGCCCAGTGGTCAGCAGATCAACCAGGTCTGGAACGCGACCCACACCACGTCCGGATCGTCGGTGACGGTAAGCAACGTGGCGTACAACGGCGCTCTCGCGGCCAACGGCAGTACGACGTTCGGCTTCCTCGCCAACGGCAGCAGTGCAACGCCGACGGCGACCTGCTCCCGTAGCTGA
- a CDS encoding PfkB family carbohydrate kinase, with protein MGYAVVLGEALVDLLDTECDGTPVYRQAIGGAPLNVAVGIARLGGAVQFVGSLGDDVPADRIRAFLAAHDVGLAGAVTAPVSTTLAVATFSGAEPDFRFYGDPPSYALLTPEDLDVALVEGADVLYCGSIVLLAPATLAAARRAWSLSPGLRVFDPNVRPRLLDGPSALAGLRAVVAEFAAGAHLVKLSAADAELLYPGEPVEGVAAYLRELGTGTVVVTLGADGAVVAAADADPVRVPAPKVTAVDATGAGDSVMAALVAELLAEGAPTDPDGWHARVAFALRVAGLVCERAGGAVAMPTRAEVTERFPT; from the coding sequence ATGGGATACGCGGTGGTGCTCGGCGAGGCGCTCGTCGACCTGCTCGACACCGAGTGCGACGGGACACCGGTCTACCGGCAGGCCATCGGCGGTGCCCCACTGAACGTCGCGGTCGGGATCGCCCGGCTCGGCGGCGCGGTGCAGTTCGTCGGGTCCCTCGGTGACGACGTACCCGCCGACCGGATCCGTGCCTTCCTCGCCGCCCACGACGTCGGGCTGGCCGGGGCGGTCACCGCGCCCGTGTCGACCACGCTGGCCGTGGCCACCTTCTCGGGCGCCGAGCCGGACTTCCGCTTCTACGGCGATCCGCCGTCCTACGCCCTGCTCACCCCCGAGGATCTCGACGTCGCCCTGGTCGAGGGCGCGGACGTGCTCTACTGCGGCTCGATCGTGCTGCTCGCCCCGGCGACGCTGGCCGCCGCCCGCCGCGCCTGGTCGCTGAGCCCGGGGCTGCGGGTCTTCGACCCCAACGTCCGGCCCCGACTGCTGGACGGTCCCTCGGCGCTGGCCGGGCTGCGGGCGGTGGTCGCCGAGTTCGCCGCCGGGGCGCACCTGGTCAAGCTGAGCGCGGCCGACGCCGAGCTGCTCTATCCCGGCGAACCGGTCGAGGGCGTGGCGGCGTACCTGCGGGAGCTGGGCACCGGCACCGTCGTGGTCACCCTCGGTGCCGACGGCGCGGTGGTTGCCGCCGCCGATGCCGATCCGGTACGCGTACCCGCGCCGAAGGTGACCGCGGTCGACGCCACCGGGGCGGGCGACTCGGTGATGGCCGCGCTCGTCGCCGAACTGCTCGCCGAGGGTGCGCCAACCGACCCGGACGGCTGGCACGCGCGGGTCGCCTTCGCCTTGCGGGTCGCCGGGCTGGTCTGTGAACGGGCCGGCGGCGCCGTCGCCATGCCCACCCGGGCCGAGGTGACCGAGCGGTTCCCCACCTGA
- the asnB gene encoding asparagine synthase (glutamine-hydrolyzing), whose translation MCGLLAFFSARGNAAAHRDNIAGALECLHHRGPDETGVEVVGDASGQYADGVFAHKRLAIIDVALSHEPLPYADGRYLLTFNGEIYNYIELREELIREHGARFATNGDGEVIVAGFHYWGERVLTRLRGMFAFVIWDRQQRRAFGARDYYGIKPLHYLETVDGLYLASEKKALLPFAQSAYAGDAGVDTANLSHYLTLQYVPEPGTLHKGISRIGSGEYLTWTPGGRIDVRRWYRPVFRPAAVSDEQKLYHEIRETLRESVRMHMRSDVPVGSFLSSGIDSTAVVALAREFNPNILTFTVGYDVPGYSEIDVAQESARHLDVTTIPTKIGPQDMIEALPKIVWHLDDPVADPALVPLYFVAKKAAEHVTVVLSGEGADEFFGGYTIYREPLSLSGVNGLPGGVQKGLRAVSKAIPQGVKGKSFLERGTTPIEERYYGNARMFTEEEKQHLLRRYDPSVRYTDVTAPIYAECTELDDVTKMQYVDLYTWLRGDILVKADRISMAHSLEVRVPFLDREVFEVASKIPVELKLPPRSDTTKYAMRQALQGVVPPAIVNRKKLGFPTPTRVWLRGEMYEWARHVLTTSGAGDLLDLSYALRLLEEHKREEFDHSRKVWTVLIFCVWHAIFVAKTLDPGIQRNQSALLTKPVVGSMVR comes from the coding sequence ATGTGCGGACTCCTGGCCTTTTTCAGTGCGCGCGGCAACGCCGCCGCCCACCGCGACAACATCGCCGGAGCGTTGGAATGCCTGCACCATCGAGGACCGGACGAGACCGGTGTCGAGGTGGTCGGGGACGCCTCCGGTCAGTACGCGGACGGGGTGTTCGCCCACAAGCGGTTGGCCATCATCGACGTCGCGCTCAGTCACGAGCCGCTGCCGTACGCCGACGGTCGCTACCTGCTGACCTTCAACGGTGAGATCTACAACTACATCGAGCTGCGCGAGGAGCTGATCCGCGAGCACGGCGCCCGGTTCGCCACCAACGGCGACGGCGAGGTGATCGTCGCCGGCTTCCACTACTGGGGCGAGCGGGTGCTCACCCGGTTGCGGGGCATGTTCGCCTTCGTCATCTGGGACCGGCAGCAACGCCGCGCGTTCGGCGCCCGCGACTACTACGGCATCAAGCCGCTGCACTACCTGGAGACCGTCGACGGGCTCTACCTGGCCTCGGAGAAAAAGGCGCTGCTGCCCTTCGCGCAGTCCGCGTACGCCGGGGACGCCGGGGTCGACACGGCGAACCTCAGCCACTACCTGACCCTCCAGTACGTTCCCGAGCCGGGCACCCTGCACAAGGGGATCAGCCGGATCGGCTCGGGGGAGTACCTCACCTGGACCCCGGGCGGTCGGATCGACGTGCGCCGCTGGTACCGGCCGGTGTTCCGGCCCGCCGCGGTCTCCGACGAGCAGAAGCTCTACCACGAGATCCGGGAGACGCTGCGCGAGAGCGTACGCATGCACATGCGTTCGGACGTGCCGGTCGGCTCGTTCCTGTCCAGCGGCATCGACTCCACCGCCGTGGTCGCCCTGGCTCGGGAGTTCAACCCGAACATCCTCACCTTCACCGTCGGCTACGACGTGCCGGGCTACTCGGAGATCGACGTCGCCCAGGAGTCGGCCCGCCACCTCGACGTGACCACCATCCCGACCAAGATCGGGCCACAGGACATGATCGAGGCGCTGCCGAAGATCGTCTGGCATCTGGACGACCCGGTGGCCGACCCGGCGCTGGTGCCGCTCTACTTCGTGGCCAAGAAGGCCGCCGAGCACGTCACGGTGGTGCTCTCCGGTGAGGGCGCCGACGAGTTCTTCGGCGGTTACACGATCTACCGTGAGCCGCTCTCGCTCAGCGGCGTCAACGGGCTGCCCGGCGGGGTGCAGAAGGGCCTGCGGGCGGTTTCCAAGGCGATCCCGCAGGGCGTCAAGGGCAAGAGCTTCCTGGAGCGCGGCACCACCCCGATCGAGGAGCGCTACTACGGCAACGCCCGGATGTTCACCGAGGAGGAGAAGCAGCACCTGCTGCGCCGCTACGACCCCTCGGTGCGCTACACCGACGTCACCGCGCCGATCTACGCCGAGTGCACCGAGCTGGACGACGTCACCAAGATGCAGTACGTCGACCTCTACACCTGGCTGCGCGGGGACATCCTGGTCAAGGCCGACCGGATCTCCATGGCGCACTCGCTTGAAGTGCGGGTGCCCTTCCTCGACCGCGAGGTGTTCGAGGTGGCCTCGAAGATCCCGGTCGAGCTGAAGCTGCCGCCGCGCTCGGACACCACCAAGTACGCGATGCGGCAGGCGTTGCAGGGTGTGGTGCCGCCGGCCATCGTCAACCGCAAGAAGCTGGGCTTCCCGACTCCGACCCGGGTCTGGCTGCGCGGCGAGATGTACGAGTGGGCCCGGCACGTGCTTACCACCTCGGGCGCCGGTGACCTGCTCGACCTGTCGTACGCGCTGCGCCTGCTGGAGGAGCACAAGCGGGAGGAGTTCGACCACTCCCGCAAGGTCTGGACCGTGCTGATCTTCTGCGTCTGGCACGCGATCTTCGTGGCCAAGACTCTGGACCCGGGCATCCAGCGCAACCAGTCGGCCCTGCTCACCAAGCCCGTCGTCGGCTCGATGGTGCGCTGA
- a CDS encoding phosphatase PAP2 family protein gives MSAVTDPQPAAPTEPPVSPDGGRRRVIAMSVWSVAFVVGWLVIGLPTDPLYAFFWIWAGTIAWNSARPWRSHLRFARDWVPVVLLLVAYNLSRGFAYHDGTVPHAYELILADRLMFGWAMDGQVPTVWLQQHLYRPEVRWWDVLVSWVYFSHFVAALAAATVLWMRERSRWAAFMRRWFFLCATGLITYFLYPAAPPWWAAQNGLLEEVARISTRGWKAFGMHGAGNLLNAGQLASNPVAAMPSLHTAFALFVVVFFLRNVRRRWWPLLLSYPLAMTFTLVYSGEHYVIDVLVGWAYVGMTFLAVGLAERWWARRKSRRPQPTPTPPPLRRDLAVSVADMRISRPSPRQKVQDR, from the coding sequence ATGTCTGCCGTGACCGACCCCCAGCCCGCCGCTCCGACCGAGCCGCCCGTCTCACCCGACGGCGGTCGCCGTCGGGTCATCGCGATGTCGGTGTGGAGCGTCGCCTTCGTGGTGGGCTGGCTCGTCATCGGGCTGCCTACCGATCCGCTCTACGCCTTCTTCTGGATCTGGGCGGGGACCATTGCCTGGAACTCGGCCCGCCCCTGGCGCAGTCACCTGCGCTTCGCCCGGGACTGGGTGCCGGTGGTCCTGTTGCTTGTCGCCTACAACCTCTCCCGCGGTTTCGCGTACCACGACGGCACGGTCCCGCACGCGTACGAGTTGATCCTGGCGGACCGGCTGATGTTCGGCTGGGCCATGGACGGCCAGGTGCCGACGGTCTGGTTGCAGCAGCACCTGTACCGCCCCGAGGTGCGATGGTGGGACGTCCTGGTCAGCTGGGTGTACTTCTCGCACTTCGTGGCCGCGCTGGCCGCCGCCACGGTGCTCTGGATGCGCGAGCGCAGCCGCTGGGCGGCCTTCATGCGCCGCTGGTTCTTCCTCTGCGCGACCGGCCTGATCACCTATTTCCTCTACCCGGCCGCGCCGCCCTGGTGGGCGGCGCAGAACGGCCTGCTGGAGGAGGTCGCCCGGATCTCCACCCGGGGGTGGAAGGCGTTCGGCATGCACGGCGCCGGCAACCTGCTCAACGCCGGACAGCTGGCCTCGAACCCGGTGGCGGCGATGCCGTCGCTGCACACCGCGTTCGCACTCTTCGTGGTGGTGTTCTTCCTGCGCAACGTCCGGCGTCGCTGGTGGCCGCTGCTGCTGTCGTATCCGCTGGCGATGACCTTCACGCTTGTCTACAGCGGTGAGCACTACGTGATCGACGTGCTTGTCGGTTGGGCCTACGTCGGGATGACCTTCCTGGCGGTCGGCCTGGCCGAGCGCTGGTGGGCCCGCCGCAAGTCCCGCCGCCCCCAACCCACCCCCACCCCACCCCCACTGCGCCGCGATCTTGCAGTTTCGGTCGCCGATATGCGTATTTCGCGACCTTCGCCCAGGCAAAAAGTGCAAGATCGCTGA